Part of the Syngnathus typhle isolate RoL2023-S1 ecotype Sweden linkage group LG17, RoL_Styp_1.0, whole genome shotgun sequence genome is shown below.
GAGGCTCTTTACAGAAACAACAAACCGCTGCAGAACTAAAGAACCAAACCACCTCTTGATTTAGGAATATACATCAGGTTTCACATTTCATTTCTGGGATTTAACTTTTATTTGGGACAGCACAATGGTCAATCACGGTCACTTTGTTAACAATAAGACAGTTCATCAAAGTAGgcgtgtttttaaaaaaaaggataatttcatttttgaaattgttttttttgtacaatgtaATCCTTCTTGTTCATTCTGCCTACTTTCACCAAACCAGATTAATTTAATCTTTAGACGTCCAAATGCCATCATGTCCTTTTTACGTAATCACATTAGTCTTCGATTTTTTCATCGGAAATTCAGAGTCCAGTGACAGGTGGACGTCGCTTTCCGACAAATCTGTATTTTGATGAAAACGGTCATGACAGTCTGTTTAAGCACCTGTACTCATTTCACCAAATTTCGGTCTAGTCATGTTGTCATTGAAACAGATCGATATATTGAACAAATGATCAATCTGTGTATAAATACACGTCTTCATAGATGATGTGGGTGTTTTCCATCTTTAGGTCGAAAGCCATTGGTTGATCTCGTGGCTGCTGGCAGGCAGTGTGTAAGAACCTCGCTGTGGATTAGAGTGTCAGATGGCTGTAATCTGTCTTTTGTAAATATGATGAAAGGAAGTCAGGGAAATAATTTGCCATTTGTGACGGACGATACGGAGCGACGTCGAGGACAGGACGACGGCAAAGGAAGCTGGAAATCAGTGGCGGCTCATATTTCTTGATGGCCACAGAGCCTCCGCGGCAACGAGATTATGAAGATTTGACGCATCTGCCCAGGAGGCGAAAGACGGCGGCGGCGCGTTAAAAGCCGGGATTAGTCCCCCTGGTCGCTTTCGGCCTGGACCATGAGGCTGGAGCGCGGACGGCGAGCTTCTCTGGCGCTGACCCTCAACTTTGTGGCGTTCGCCTTCGCCCTGTCTGCCATCACCACCAGCTACTGGTGCGAGGGTACTCGCAAGGTAGCCAAGCCCTTCTGCACCGGGCCGCCCGTCAAGGTCAAGCAGTTCTTTTGCATCCGCTTCAACAGCTCCAACATCAACGACAGTCGGCTGGTGCAGTACATCTTTGAGACCGGGGAGGAGAAATTCCTGCTCAAGAAGTTCCATACCGGGATCTTCTTCTCCTGTGAGCAGGCTGCTGACATGAAAGGTAAGAAAGGCCAATCTGAGGGAGCCGGAGGATTTTCCGCACCGGAAACAAGCCAAAAGTCATCAGAGAGATGATAAGGAACTATTTGTGATCTAAACTCTTGTCTCCTTCATCACTCATTTGGCGTCCGGTCTGGATTCTGGATGTTAGCTTCATGCTAATGGTAATAGGTGAAGACTGCAGTCTGGTTTTCAAACATTGTTAGCATAATGACTTGATACTTGATTATGACTTTAGGACTAGTTGCAACTAGTACTAATTGCTATGTTACTATGAGTTTAGGATTAGTAACTAGACTGACTTTTGGTCAACTCATTGGAGTATTACATTAGGACTAGTTGTTTTTAGGACTGTCTTTAGAGCTAATGACATTAGGACTAGTTACTAGACTGCAACTTAAGGACTACTCAGTAAACTATGACTTTACTACAAGTTGCTAGACCATAAGACTAGTTACTAGACTAGTTTTCAACTAGTTTTTGATTTATGTACTTTGAGGTTGCGAATGTGCTTAATGAACTCGTTTGCTGGCCGGCGTAAGAATCCAGTTTGTGGTCAAATGGAACACAAAGGCGCCTCTAGTTAGTACACTACTGTTTTCATTCTTGTTTTATGATCACAGGCTTCGACTGTCGGGACTTCTCGGAGATCGCACCGGAACACGAACGAGGTCGGtatcccctcttttttttttttaatgttccacCAAATGGCATAAGAGTAGCCCTGTACTCTTAAATAACTGTGTGGAGTAACTTTTTAACAAGCGCTGTGTACGCacaggggtgctgtggctgtgcATTGTAGCCGAGACCTTGTACCTGACGCTGCTGTTTGCGGGTGGCGCCCTGATGGCCTTGGAGCAGTGTCCTTGCTTCAGCGTCATGAACAAACTCAAACTGAGTGCCTTTGCCGCCTTGTGCACCGCACTGTCAGGTGAGGATCGGATGCTCCTTGGGGGAGGTAACAAAATCTGAGGCTCACTGAACACCAAGCAACACGACATTACTTTTGAGGCTCACTGGAGTATGTCTTGAGGACTAGTTATTGAGTGACTTTCAGATTGGTTAATTATGACTTCCAGACCTGTTACTCGAGTATGACTTTTGGACTAGAAACTGGATGAAGACACCGGCTGACTTGCTGACTGAGGATTTGCTTGCTGGTTTGTGCAATAATCCGATTGGAGGCGGGCGGCTCTTTTTGGGATGTGACCAAGACCTGCCCAGAggagcagccccccccccccccctagtgcACTGTTGTTAGCAGTTAATCCTCGAGTAAAGCTGCTGTGAGGCAAACCACTGGATGAGAGGAAGGGCCAGCAAGGTTCCACTGGGAGACCGAGACCACCGGACCACCCCGAAGCTAATCTCTTGATTAGAGACATCTTGGTTTGAAACTAGATACATTTTCTTTACCGCTTAGTCTATCCCAGTTTTTGTTTGGATTAGTGACTAGTTGTCGGTCAACGACAAGACATATCGGCGAACAACATATTGGTCACCAGCCATTTTAGCTATATGAAAATCTGCTTTCAGGCCTTTGTGGGATGGTGGCCCACATGATGTTCACCACCATTTTCCAGCTGGCCGTGGCCATGGGTCCAGAAGACTGGAGGCCCAAAACCTGGGACTACAGCTGGTCTTATGTGTAAGACAACTCAAGTCCTTTTGTGTAGCTTCAGATTAACATATAATACCAAACATAGCATTATCATCAGCTACAAATATGATCGGTAACGTTTACTGTAAAACgtctattgttttgttttttacacggTTGCTTGTGTTTTCCAATCAGCTACGTCAGCCACTTGAGGTGTTCCTTGTTTTCTCCTCAGTTGTTTGTATTTAAGTTTTCTAGTTGCGTTCTGACCTTGTCAGTCCATCTTGGTTTCTGTCCAAGTTAAAATCTAGTCATATTTTGCCAGTGTTTGTTTTGGAAAATGTGTGCCTTGTTATTTTGGACTTTGGTGAATTGATTTGGTTTGACAACCCAAATTCTTTGCTTCATTATGGCTAACATCTCTCTTCAGCCTAGCTTGGGGGTCGTTCGGCACCTGCATGGGCTCGGCGGTGACGGCGCTCAACCGCTACACCAAGACCATCATCGAATTCAAGTTCAAGCGGAGAAACATTGAGAAGAGTCTTCTTGTCAAGCAGAAGCTGCTGGACCTTGACCTCCCCGACCAGATGTGGTACCTGACGGCCGACGCCGAGGCGCCGCCGGAACTGCCGCTCAATGGACACAAGCCGCCCACTGGGGACACGTACGCCTTGGAAGCAGACCACATGGTTGAGCCGCAAAATGAAGCCTACTGCTAGAGGCCCCAGTTGATTGTTGGATTGAAAAATCTAATATAGGGATATatttgcgcgtgtgtgtgtatatcctCGCGGAAATAATGTAACCCGCTTGGCTTTGAGACAACATGCGTCTCATCAAATCTTGCCCATGTGATCGCCTAAGAGGCAGCAGGCAGGAGGAAATGCTAGCGGTGTCTTTATGCTCAGCTGCAGATGTTCGGACTCAATACGTTTTGAGAGGAGGcaacatgaagatgattttcacTTCACTCTATAgctaaaataaagaaatatatacaaaataaagcacatcacatttattaaaataatactcTATTAAAAAATACTGCTCTGAGATTTTGTGGAAATCTACACAAGAGAAACTTTGCTCTACAATCAAGaaagaaattaatttaaaaaaacaattaacatcTGTACAATTACTCTTAAATTACTCTATTCAAATAAAACTTGCATTTTATAACTCAGTCCAAGAATACTTTACCACACCATCATCTGATTTGAATTTCATTATAATTGGGATGAGGGTGTTCCTCCATGTACTTCTTGATGTACCAGCAGGACACGCGAGCCTTCAGCTTCTCTTTCAGAACAAAGTCAATGGCGGCCTGTCAACAAAGATGAGTTACGTCATTCATCCCTTCATGTTTTTGCATCATTTGAAACGGGAAAGTTTGTCAGTGCTGCTGCGTGACCTTTGACAGCAGCGCGGCCACACCTTGACCCCTGCAAGCCTCCGGGACAAAGGTGGACACAAGATCCACCTCATCTGGCGCTGTGAATCTGTAGATGAGTGTTGCACTCTCGTTGACTCCTGAGGTCAAAGTTTACATGACAACAAAAGGGCCATGAACAAAATGCAATCACTTGTTTGAATGGATACTGCTTTCCATGTAAGCATTTTAATATTACCCGTCATGGACTTATTCAGGAAAGTAAACATCAATTCATTCATGAAAATCCGAGATTTTGACGGATGAAGTCCTTGCCGACCCATTAAATAATACCACtagattatgttttataaaatatATTCATATGTGACCCTCTGTATTTGTTTCACGCAAAGGCACATTAAATGACAGGATTCCAAACGACCGCTTGGTCGTGAGCGACGCCGGGCTCGCGTACTCGACCTAACCGCTCAATGCAGCCTCGAAAGCGGCATCAGCACTTACCGGTTCCGCTGCACATGGAAGCGGTGAAGCGCTGGTTCTGTCGGTCGTGTTCCACCGTCAGTCCGCCGCTGGAAGCCAGCCTTCGGGCCGTCACCCTCAGAGGTACGACCTCGGTGAGTGTGAGTATTATTTTAAGCCACATTTTGTGGCCAAAAGTGGCCACCGTCTGATTTACTGTAAACGTGTATTTACATTTCGAGCCGCCGCTAGAGGGCGCCAAATGCCAGTGAACAGACACCGTAAAACGTTGACCTGTATCCACTTCTACTTTATTTACTGTGTAGTCTAAAACTAAGTCCATCCAGAGAAAAATCGACCTTCCAGTTAATATCACTCACATTAACACTAATAAGAAATGAAGTGACGCCACCATGTTTTGAGAATATGGGGGAAACatttgcaaactccacacaggaagattcaaacccagaacttcagaactgtgaggcagacatgctaagCATAAGAAAGCCTTTCCAGAACGACAAAGGACTACATTTTGGTGTTGGTGGTGTCCTTCACTCCTGCTGCCATGACAGCAAAGAACAAGTTGGGGAAGAAGGAGCGAGCGTAGACCGCTGCTTTCGGCAGCGAGGGGGCCATCAGGACCTCCTTCCTCTTATTGGACAAAGTCTTGGCCACCTCACTGGCTGCCTCACGTGGAGAAACGCCCAGTGGCTTCTTTGTGTACAAATCTGTGCGCAGAACAGCAAGACTGATGAAAACTGATATAAACTATGAGGCGTCGGGGGGGCTTACATGACCAGAAGAACTTGGCCACCGCATCTTTCTGCTTCCCAGACGACGCTTGTGAGCTTATGAAGGTGAAGTTGATGGTGCTGACGGAGACGCCC
Proteins encoded:
- the LOC133170886 gene encoding germ cell-specific gene 1-like protein; protein product: MRLERGRRASLALTLNFVAFAFALSAITTSYWCEGTRKVAKPFCTGPPVKVKQFFCIRFNSSNINDSRLVQYIFETGEEKFLLKKFHTGIFFSCEQAADMKGFDCRDFSEIAPEHERGVLWLCIVAETLYLTLLFAGGALMALEQCPCFSVMNKLKLSAFAALCTALSGLCGMVAHMMFTTIFQLAVAMGPEDWRPKTWDYSWSYVLAWGSFGTCMGSAVTALNRYTKTIIEFKFKRRNIEKSLLVKQKLLDLDLPDQMWYLTADAEAPPELPLNGHKPPTGDTYALEADHMVEPQNEAYC
- the LOC133170760 gene encoding protein NATD1-like — its product is MWLKIILTLTEVVPLRVTARRLASSGGLTVEHDRQNQRFTASMCSGTGVNESATLIYRFTAPDEVDLVSTFVPEACRGQGVAALLSKAAIDFVLKEKLKARVSCWYIKKYMEEHPHPNYNEIQIR